In Populus trichocarpa isolate Nisqually-1 chromosome 7, P.trichocarpa_v4.1, whole genome shotgun sequence, the following proteins share a genomic window:
- the LOC7466755 gene encoding cation/H(+) antiporter 15 — MLGPIFFRSSFFLRYVRPINSNVVLQTMANLGLVYYMFLVGLEIDLNMVRRVGKKAFTNAVAGILFSMGMGASLYCLFTRDKSIFPSASPVGGLFWGVALTVTSFPDLAQVLSDINLISTDLGQIALSSAFVSDLASWTMLIMTITWLHGRSKLSILPTVGFIILCWFVVRPVLSKIKSSSNKSSGRDFYVYVILAGVLICGFITDACGSTSMTGAFVLGLVTSNEFETRILEQVNNFVAGILLPSYVMVVGGKIDILFLMSKTSVVTLLVIVVLAFSVKVLSSFLVCKAFGISARDGIALGILMNTKGLLALVVINIGVDVQALDFATFPVMVIVFLVMTALVKPFPYWVSKSSKNLKQYKQRTMETSKDDSEFRIIMCVHESHHLSGMSTLLKLSNSTKLSPITIFALHLVELTGRSSAMLIVHDAYNATNISQPIFERVISDHVSSQSLRSYGRRGTGHPISIQPVTVVSPYATMHREICCIAEDKHVTLIIVPFHKEGCGIDVVQENSSIRTVNHNLLAKAPCSVGIFVDRGLQLSIHDMGFNLWKQQINVAMLFTGGPDDREALAYSWRMAGSREVRLTVVHFRPGEKAKNIMEERKESENYKQLDEKYVNELRFKAKFNDSVIYLEKVVNNGEEILRTTKEMFDYYDLYIVGRGQGVASPFTSGLSEWSDCKDLGVLGEALSTSEFARNASILVIQQYYVADTAE; from the exons ATGCTTGGTCCAATATTCTTTAGGTCTTCATTTTTCCTTAGATACGTACGTCCGATAAACAGCAATGTGGTGTTGCAGACCATGGCAAACTTAGGCCTTGTTTATTACATGTTTCTTGTGGGTTTGGAGATTGATCTAAACATGGTAAGGAGAGTGGGGAAGAAAGCTTTCACCAATGCCGTGGCTGGAATTCTGTTTTCTATGGGCATGGGTGCCAGTCTGTATTGCTTATTTACACGAGATAAATCCATATTTCCTTCTGCCAGTCCTGTTGGCGGATTGTTTTGGGGTGTTGCTCTGACTGTCACAAGCTTTCCTGATCTTGCTCAAGTTCTTTCCGACATTAATCTCATCAGCACAGATCTTGGACAAATAGCCTTGTCTTCAGCTTTTGTTAGTGATTTAGCATCTTGGACTATGCTTATTATGACAATAACCTGGCTCCATGGACGCAGTAAACTTTCCATCCTCCCAACTGTTGGCTTCATTATTCTTTGCTGGTTTGTGGTGCGTCCAGTCCTTAGCAAAATCAAAAGTTCCTCGAACAAAAGCAGTGGTAGAGACTTTTATGTATATGTTATTCTTGCTGGAGTGCTCATTTGCGGATTCATCACAGATGCTTGTGGCTCCACTTCTATGACTGGGGCATTTGTTTTGGGACTTGTCACATCAAATGAGTTTGAGACAAGAATTTTGGAACAAGTCAATAATTTTGTGGCAGGAATTTTGCTTCCTTCCTACGTCATGGTTGTTGGAGGTAAAATTGACATATTGTTTTTGATGTCCAAAACTAGTGTAGTCACGCTGCTGGTGATTGTTGTCTTGGCTTTCTCGGTCAAGGTTTTGAGCTCTTTCCTTGTCTGCAAGGCCTTCGGTATCTCTGCTCGTGATGGTATTGCCCTTGGGATTCTTATGAACACAAAAGGCCTTTTGGCTCTGGTTGTTATTAACATCGGTGTCGATGTACAG GCTCTGGACTTTGCAACATTTCCTGTAATGGTGATTGTGTTTTTGGTGATGACAGCTCTTGTGAAACCTTTTCCTTATTGGGTCAGTAAGTCTTCAAAGAATCTCAAGCAATACAAGCAAAGGACTATGGAAACAAGCAAAGATGATTCTGAATTTCGAATCATTATGTGTGTTCATGAATCTCATCATCTATCAGGAATGAGCACCCTCTTGAAATTGTCTAATTCTACTAAACTATCACCAATCACTATTTTTGCTCTTCATCTAGTAGAACTCACAGGCCGTTCATCGGCAATGCTTATTGTTCATGATGCCTATAACGCCACTAACATCAGCCAACCCATTTTTGAAAGAGTTATATCAGACCACGTCTCATCTCAGAGTCTTAGAAGCTATGGAAGGAGGGGAACAGGCCATCCGATTTCCATCCAACCAGTAACCGTCGTGTCTCCTTACGCCACCATGCACAGAGAGATATGCTGCATTGCTGAGGACAAACATGTGACTTTAATTATTGTTCCATTTCACAAGGAAGGATGTGGAATTGACGTGGTGCAAGAGAATTCTTCTATCAGAACTGTCAACCACAACCTGCTTGCAAAAGCTCCATGTTCAGTCGGTATATTTGTTGACCGAGGGCTTCAATTAAGCATTCATGATATGGGTTTCAATCTATggaaacaacaaattaatgttGCCATGCTCTTCACCGGTGGACCTGACGATCGCGAAGCCTTAGCCTACTCATGGAGAATGGCAGGCTCTCGCGAAGTGCGTTTAACAGTTGTGCACTTTCGTCCCGGAGAAAAGGCAAAAAATATaatggaagagagaaaagagagtgaAAATTATAAACAGCTTGATGAAAAATACGTGAATGAACTCAGATTCAAGGCAAAGTTCAATGATTCCgtaatttatttagaaaaggTGGTAAATAACGGGGAAGAAATTTTAAGGACCACAAAGGAAATGTTTGATTATTATGATCTGTATATAGTGGGAAGGGGTCAAGGAGTGGCATCTCCTTTCACATCAGGGCTATCAGAGTGGAGTGACTGTAAAGATCTAGGAGTATTGGGAGAGGCATTATCTACATCTGAGTTTGCACGAAATGCATCCATTCTTGTAATCCAACAATATTATGTTGCAGACACAGCTGAATAA